Proteins encoded by one window of Candidatus Dadabacteria bacterium:
- the dtd gene encoding D-aminoacyl-tRNA deacylase, which translates to MRAVIQRVTRASISVDGNVVGSIGPGMVILVGIEKDDSQKDIAYVAEKIAGLRIFEDSSGKMNLSIKDTGGEVLAISQFTLYGDCRKGRRPSYMRAAGEDFARRCYESFIAEIAERGILVRTGVFGATMDVHIVNNGPVTLLIDSSKDF; encoded by the coding sequence ATGAGAGCTGTTATACAGAGGGTAACGAGGGCATCAATCAGCGTTGACGGGAATGTAGTCGGCAGCATCGGCCCGGGAATGGTGATTCTTGTTGGAATTGAGAAAGATGACTCGCAAAAAGACATTGCTTATGTAGCGGAGAAGATAGCTGGTCTGAGAATATTTGAGGATTCCTCGGGCAAAATGAATCTGAGTATCAAGGATACGGGAGGAGAGGTTCTGGCTATTTCCCAGTTTACCCTCTACGGTGATTGCAGAAAAGGCAGAAGGCCTTCTTACATGCGGGCCGCTGGCGAGGATTTCGCGAGGCGGTGCTACGAATCTTTTATCGCTGAGATCGCGGAACGTGGAATCCTGGTCAGAACCGGCGTTTTCGGGGCAACAATGGATGTTCATATAGTGAACAACGGTCCAGTCACGCTTCTTATTGACAGTTCCAAGGATTTCTGA
- a CDS encoding STAS domain-containing protein, with the protein MVIQNNQVRLQADHIKGILVISAAGQIHGVNARQFHDNLYNEIIAPGNFVVLDLEKLSYINSAGLRSILIVAKALQGKNTRFALCSLSDSVKEVFKIAGFDKIIEVFESRSDAIATIAD; encoded by the coding sequence ATGGTCATTCAAAACAATCAAGTCAGGTTGCAGGCCGATCATATCAAAGGGATCTTGGTAATAAGTGCAGCCGGTCAAATTCACGGCGTGAACGCACGGCAATTCCACGATAACCTGTACAATGAAATTATTGCCCCTGGCAATTTTGTAGTCCTGGATCTTGAAAAGCTGTCCTACATCAATAGTGCGGGATTGCGTTCAATTCTGATTGTTGCAAAAGCACTCCAAGGTAAAAATACGAGATTCGCATTGTGCTCCTTGTCTGATTCCGTAAAAGAAGTCTTCAAGATCGCAGGTTTTGACAAAATCATTGAGGTGTTCGAATCTCGTTCTGATGCTATAGCTACAATAGCAGATTAA
- a CDS encoding outer membrane beta-barrel protein, giving the protein MRSFFEIVKDRFLRVSFFVFLFSMLIGSYVVLAGGLPPDVRQDSNIEEMPAEAPPVETVVEAPVVEEVPEKTSRGFTVGARGSFFLLGDSDFSAPGSEQYGPLSGTASDNGGYNFSFLLGYDFGNGLRLEAEAGYIYSCINEMDVKEPGSLVCLAGGCDFYNSLPSDGQEAVKEAAKGEKNIDGPVSAFAFMINAYYDLNPDGKLVPYVGAGLGVLNLSTDVESAEGAATGTVLIDDSDSVFAYQVGAGLGYKIDGPGNGSDVTLSVDYRYLASFENPEFAGEITGGTVETEFAGHYLGGGIRLAF; this is encoded by the coding sequence ATGAGATCATTTTTCGAGATTGTGAAGGACCGTTTCTTGCGCGTCAGTTTCTTTGTCTTTTTGTTTTCCATGCTGATTGGCTCATACGTGGTTTTAGCCGGGGGATTGCCGCCTGACGTTCGTCAGGACAGCAACATCGAAGAGATGCCTGCCGAGGCGCCACCTGTCGAAACTGTGGTTGAAGCTCCGGTGGTTGAGGAAGTTCCTGAAAAGACCTCAAGAGGGTTTACTGTCGGAGCCCGCGGTTCTTTTTTTCTCCTTGGTGATTCTGATTTCTCGGCGCCTGGGTCTGAGCAGTATGGTCCGTTATCAGGTACCGCCAGCGATAACGGAGGATACAATTTCAGCTTTCTTCTGGGTTACGACTTTGGAAACGGGCTGCGTCTTGAGGCCGAAGCAGGCTACATATACAGTTGTATTAATGAAATGGACGTAAAAGAACCGGGAAGCCTTGTATGTCTTGCTGGGGGGTGCGACTTCTATAACAGTCTTCCGTCAGATGGGCAAGAAGCGGTTAAAGAGGCGGCAAAGGGCGAAAAAAATATTGATGGTCCGGTTTCCGCGTTCGCCTTCATGATAAACGCTTATTACGACTTGAATCCGGACGGAAAACTTGTTCCGTACGTAGGGGCAGGACTGGGTGTGCTGAATCTCTCAACGGATGTGGAATCGGCCGAAGGTGCTGCGACCGGCACTGTTCTGATTGATGACAGTGATTCTGTCTTCGCTTATCAGGTAGGAGCTGGTCTGGGTTACAAGATTGACGGACCCGGTAACGGTTCAGACGTGACACTGAGTGTTGATTACCGCTATCTGGCTTCCTTTGAGAACCCGGAATTCGCCGGCGAGATAACCGGCGGTACTGTGGAAACCGAGTTCGCGGGGCATTACTTGGGCGGCGGAATAAGACTGGCATTCTGA
- a CDS encoding methylenetetrahydrofolate reductase yields MNFSEYKNKKKDAPLISFEVFPPKDDPEFEKLKDALARLAELSPAIITVTHGAMGKGRKRTAEVASYIKNVIGMESACHLTCIGYSEKEIDLMLGQIEQEKIRNIVALRGDIPKENGEKLLSEGAFQHANQLVEHIRKYEKEKPQRFSVAVAGYPEKHIESPNFEEDISNLKKKVDAGADIIITQLFFDNRYYFDYVDRVRAAGIYLTVITGLIPVLSS; encoded by the coding sequence GTGAATTTTTCTGAATACAAAAACAAAAAAAAAGATGCTCCTCTTATATCTTTTGAGGTCTTTCCTCCGAAAGACGATCCTGAATTCGAAAAACTCAAAGATGCTCTTGCGAGACTCGCCGAACTTTCGCCCGCCATAATAACGGTAACACATGGTGCCATGGGAAAGGGGCGGAAAAGAACGGCTGAAGTTGCTTCCTACATAAAAAACGTTATAGGGATGGAGAGCGCCTGTCACCTGACCTGCATAGGATATTCCGAAAAGGAAATAGATCTGATGCTCGGGCAGATTGAACAGGAGAAAATACGCAACATAGTGGCCCTCAGGGGAGATATTCCGAAGGAAAATGGCGAGAAGCTGCTGTCCGAGGGGGCTTTCCAGCACGCAAATCAGCTCGTGGAACACATAAGAAAATACGAAAAAGAAAAACCGCAGCGGTTTTCCGTAGCAGTCGCCGGCTATCCGGAAAAACATATTGAATCCCCAAATTTTGAGGAGGACATATCCAATCTCAAAAAAAAGGTGGATGCCGGAGCCGATATCATAATTACTCAGCTCTTTTTCGATAACCGTTACTATTTTGATTACGTCGACAGAGTAAGGGCAGCAGGAATATACCTTACAGTAATCACGGGTCTTATTCCCGTGCTCTCATCA
- a CDS encoding MFS transporter, whose amino-acid sequence MKLNRNELRGVVVIGTVISLRLLGIFLIIPVFSIYATNYEGATLSSAGVAFGIYALTQSLLQIPFGMASDRFGRKPVIVSGLLIFCLGSILCGFADNIWELIATRALQGSGAIGAVAIASLGDSTRNEVRAQSFMLTGMIIGTAFIISLIIGPVLAGKFGFESLFFILSALGLMAVFVTVFMFPELPKKKARDRKEILLKLREPEMGKILSSTFITSLCLNLVLFIYPLDWKNIGTSPQDLWSVYLVILAPSALLANAYIRISETRKKLKQATRFGLFFLVAAFLIYLLRASDSITLYLAGAVFFLGYSIFQSILPAFVTQRVSSENRGVLSGFFNLANFMGACVGGMSAGILYETHQSLPLIFGLLFLILWNFVGLPGPPLDQAEEE is encoded by the coding sequence ATGAAACTGAACAGAAATGAGCTCCGAGGCGTTGTGGTAATAGGAACGGTCATATCGCTCAGACTGCTGGGCATATTCCTGATAATCCCGGTTTTCAGCATATACGCGACAAACTATGAGGGAGCGACACTGTCATCAGCCGGAGTCGCGTTCGGAATATATGCCCTTACACAGAGCCTGCTGCAGATACCTTTCGGCATGGCGAGCGACAGATTCGGAAGAAAGCCGGTAATAGTGTCGGGACTTCTGATTTTCTGCCTAGGAAGCATCCTCTGCGGGTTCGCGGATAATATCTGGGAACTCATAGCAACTAGGGCGCTTCAGGGAAGCGGCGCAATAGGCGCAGTCGCCATAGCATCTCTCGGGGACTCAACAAGAAACGAGGTAAGGGCTCAGTCCTTTATGCTGACCGGAATGATAATCGGAACAGCGTTTATAATTTCCCTCATAATCGGTCCGGTGCTCGCAGGAAAATTCGGGTTTGAAAGCCTTTTCTTCATCCTCTCAGCCTTGGGATTGATGGCGGTGTTCGTTACTGTTTTCATGTTCCCGGAACTTCCAAAGAAAAAAGCAAGGGACAGAAAAGAAATTCTTCTTAAGCTCAGGGAACCGGAAATGGGAAAAATTCTTTCCTCAACCTTCATAACATCGCTCTGCCTTAACCTTGTTTTGTTCATCTACCCTCTAGACTGGAAGAATATCGGCACCAGCCCCCAAGATCTGTGGTCCGTCTACCTAGTAATACTCGCCCCCAGCGCACTTCTGGCTAACGCCTACATCAGAATCTCAGAAACAAGAAAGAAATTGAAACAGGCAACTAGGTTCGGGCTTTTCTTTTTAGTAGCCGCCTTTTTAATCTACCTGCTCCGAGCATCTGACAGTATCACACTCTACCTCGCGGGGGCGGTGTTTTTTCTTGGATACTCCATATTTCAGTCCATACTACCTGCGTTTGTTACGCAAAGAGTCTCCTCGGAGAACAGGGGTGTGCTCTCCGGTTTTTTCAACCTGGCAAACTTCATGGGAGCCTGCGTTGGGGGAATGTCCGCCGGTATACTCTATGAGACACACCAGTCTTTACCCCTGATATTCGGACTTTTGTTCTTGATACTGTGGAACTTCGTCGGGCTTCCCGGACCACCGCTGGACCAAGCAGAAGAAGAATGA
- the alr gene encoding alanine racemase yields the protein MRPTWAEISLDFFRSNLGEVRRLVSKSVRVMAVVKADAYGHGSVRVSEAALNGGADMLGVATVPEALQLRESGITGEIFLLGGIDPLEARVTVENTLTPACYSVDVLEALSGAAVECGKTVSYHLKVDTGMTRLGVGVGDMESFFASAAKLPGVMLEGVFTHLASSEIHQSDYTDYQLGIFRESLFFLDELGVKYRYSHSANSASIQRFPDSHMDIVRPGIMLYGSGSMGEVTLRPVMKLKTKIVQLREIPPSTSVGYGGTFVAGRETLVATLPVGYADGYPRALSNRAKVSLCGRLAPLIGSVCMDFIMVDVTDIPGIRVGDEAVLFGDGLVSVEDVSSWAQTIPYEILSRISPRVPRRYV from the coding sequence ATGAGACCTACTTGGGCTGAAATCAGTCTTGATTTTTTCAGATCGAACCTTGGCGAAGTAAGAAGACTTGTCAGCAAAAGCGTCCGAGTCATGGCGGTTGTGAAAGCCGACGCTTACGGACACGGCTCCGTAAGGGTAAGCGAAGCCGCCCTTAATGGCGGAGCGGACATGCTCGGGGTAGCTACGGTTCCCGAGGCTCTGCAGCTCAGGGAATCCGGAATAACGGGCGAAATATTTCTTCTGGGAGGTATTGATCCCCTGGAAGCTAGGGTAACCGTAGAAAACACACTTACTCCTGCGTGCTACTCCGTTGATGTGCTCGAAGCTCTTTCTGGAGCTGCTGTTGAGTGCGGAAAAACAGTCAGTTATCATCTGAAGGTCGATACGGGCATGACCAGGCTTGGAGTGGGAGTAGGCGACATGGAATCTTTTTTTGCTTCAGCCGCCAAGCTTCCTGGAGTAATGCTTGAGGGTGTTTTCACGCATCTTGCCTCCTCTGAGATTCACCAAAGCGACTATACGGATTATCAGCTTGGGATTTTCCGAGAGAGTCTCTTTTTCCTTGACGAGCTGGGAGTTAAATACCGCTACTCCCATTCAGCAAACAGCGCCTCCATTCAGAGATTTCCAGATTCTCATATGGATATAGTGAGACCCGGGATAATGCTTTACGGTTCAGGCAGCATGGGGGAGGTTACTCTGAGGCCCGTTATGAAACTCAAAACAAAGATAGTACAGCTCAGAGAGATCCCCCCTAGCACCTCGGTCGGCTACGGGGGGACTTTCGTTGCTGGGAGGGAAACACTGGTTGCGACCCTTCCGGTTGGGTATGCCGATGGCTATCCAAGAGCCCTTTCAAACAGAGCGAAAGTTTCTCTTTGCGGGAGACTCGCTCCCCTTATAGGATCCGTCTGCATGGATTTCATCATGGTCGATGTAACGGATATCCCGGGTATCCGTGTTGGAGACGAAGCAGTGCTTTTCGGAGACGGGCTCGTGAGCGTTGAGGATGTCTCTTCCTGGGCCCAAACCATACCTTACGAAATCTTGTCACGGATTTCGCCGAGGGTTCCGAGGCGTTACGTGTGA
- the smpB gene encoding SsrA-binding protein SmpB — MKTVCNHPTAHRDYIFEEKYEAGLILKGSEVKSLRNGNASVKESFALIREGEARLVNCYIAPYDAASGLNHEPTRERKLLLNSHEIRKLIGKTSIRGYTLIPLRIYFKNGIAKLELALAKGKKTRDKREDIKRREAQRDMQKAVRRSLKRS; from the coding sequence ATGAAGACCGTATGCAATCACCCTACCGCTCACAGGGATTATATATTTGAGGAGAAGTACGAAGCGGGTCTGATACTCAAGGGCTCCGAGGTTAAATCCCTTAGAAACGGAAACGCCAGCGTCAAGGAAAGCTTTGCTCTCATAAGGGAGGGCGAAGCCAGACTTGTTAACTGCTACATAGCTCCTTATGATGCCGCCAGCGGGCTTAACCATGAACCGACGAGGGAGAGAAAGCTTCTGCTGAACTCCCACGAGATAAGGAAGCTGATTGGAAAAACCAGCATTAGAGGTTACACTTTAATTCCTCTAAGGATTTATTTTAAAAACGGTATTGCAAAACTCGAACTGGCCCTTGCCAAAGGTAAGAAGACGAGAGATAAAAGAGAGGATATAAAACGTCGCGAGGCCCAAAGAGATATGCAGAAAGCCGTTAGACGATCTTTGAAACGTTCATAA
- a CDS encoding SRPBCC family protein — protein MIITYTVTPIPFFTSTWTTEITQVDPPHYFVDEQRFGPYKFWDHKHFFAQAGEQTQVRDLVHYSLPFDPIGRSANPLLVSRKLDSIQLQKRVP, from the coding sequence ATGATAATCACTTACACCGTAACGCCCATCCCTTTTTTCACAAGCACCTGGACAACGGAAATAACTCAGGTCGATCCACCGCACTATTTCGTTGACGAACAGCGATTCGGACCCTACAAGTTCTGGGACCACAAGCATTTTTTTGCACAGGCCGGAGAGCAGACGCAGGTCCGGGACCTCGTTCACTACTCTCTGCCGTTTGACCCAATCGGAAGATCGGCAAATCCGCTTCTGGTAAGCAGGAAACTGGATTCCATTCAATTACAGAAGCGCGTGCCTTAG